Within the Candidatus Nezhaarchaeota archaeon genome, the region CTCGAAGGACTAGCCTCCCACCCTCCGCCCTAAGGGTAGGGGCTAGGTTGGAGCGCCGGAGGGCCAAGTAGAGCCTTCTAAACTTCTCCTCTAGGTCTGGGGAGGGCTGAATTATGTAGGCCGGTAGCCCTCCTTCAAGCGACTGGGCCTCGACGGTGAAGAGGCCCCTCACGGCGGAGTCTATCTCATCCATCGTGGCGGGCGCGGTGCTCAATTAAGGCGCCTCGGCTTTGAAAGCCTTTAAGCCCCTCTAAAACGCTTCGCTAGTATAGACTTGCCCTCCTTAGCCAGGGCGTTTAGCTTAAGGCTGTTCGAGCCCAGGGATTTAAGTAGCGTACTGTACATCAACGGGACGTGCCTGCCTGAAAACTACTCACCAGACTTCTTCTTAATGCATAGGCGCGAGTACCCTGAAGCCTTCCTCGTGGCTGAGCTCGAGGGCGAGGTGGTGGCCTACAGCATGAGCAGGGTGGAGTACGGCCTCTCTAACCTTAGGAGGACGTTTGTTAAGAAGGGCCACGTAATCTCCATAGCGGTCCTCCCCCACGCCCGCCGGATGGGGATAGGGAGCGCCTTGATGGCTAGGACCATGGACGCCCTCCGCAGGTACGGCGCCTCCGAAGTGTTCTTAGAGGTCAGGGTCTCCAACGAGCCGGCGATAGCGCTCTACCGCAAGCTAGGCTTTGAGTACGTTAGGAAGATTAGGGGGTACTATGCCGACG harbors:
- the rimI gene encoding ribosomal protein S18-alanine N-acetyltransferase, yielding MPSLARAFSLRLFEPRDLSSVLYINGTCLPENYSPDFFLMHRREYPEAFLVAELEGEVVAYSMSRVEYGLSNLRRTFVKKGHVISIAVLPHARRMGIGSALMARTMDALRRYGASEVFLEVRVSNEPAIALYRKLGFEYVRKIRGYYADGEDAWIMARPL